The Schistocerca piceifrons isolate TAMUIC-IGC-003096 chromosome 5, iqSchPice1.1, whole genome shotgun sequence genome has a segment encoding these proteins:
- the LOC124798087 gene encoding translation initiation factor IF-2-like, translating to MKVALVLSCALAVCSAGLLAGPAALVRTPSLDSAVIQSDRLGGNFAYSAVEGHAYAAVSPVVQNVVRPVAVSYTAHQVPVGHAVLPAVAPAHLSFVHSPAVIPGSGLIFAGAPVAAAPASDSASASAPAPAAPAPSSDAAVSSDDTVSVEAA from the coding sequence GTGGCTCTCGTGCTGTCGTGTGCGCTGGCGGTGTGCAGCGCCGGGCTGCTGGCGGGCCCCGCGGCGCTGGTGCGCACGCCCAGCCTCGACTCGGCGGTCATCCAGTCCGACCGGCTGGGCGGCAACTTCGCGTACAGCGCCGTCGAGGGCCACGCGTACGCCGCCGTCAGCCCCGTGGTGCAGAACGTGGTGCGGCCCGTGGCCGTGTCCTACACGGCGCACCAGGTGCCCGTCGGCCACGCCGTGCTGCCCGCCGTCGCGCCCGCCCACCTCTCCTTCGTGCACTCCCCCGCCGTCATCCCCGGCTCCGGACTCATCTTCGCCGGCGCCCccgtcgccgccgcccccgccagtgACTCCGCCTCCGCGTCCGCCCCCGCACCGGCGGCTCCCGCCCCCAGTAGCGATGCCGCCGTCTCGTCTGACGACACCGTCTCCGTCGAAGCAGCCTGA